The Paenibacillus pabuli DNA segment TGGCGATGATCAGGGTCAGGCCATACCAGAACACTTTTTTCGCTACATATCTGGCGTAGGCATTCATTGGATTCAGCACCCCCCGATTTTTACGGATAAGGCCATATCTGTACTAAGGTGAGAACGCTCTTGCATCTCCTAATTATGAATTTGGTAAAGTGCCTTGATGCCTGCGCCATCCATGGAAATCTGCGGCGGAATGTTGGTACCGTCCCCTTCGGACGGGAAGCCCTTCCAGACGGACTCATTCACGGTATCAAACACCCACGGTCTGTACATCAGTGGAATGGACGGGATGTCTGTAAGCCAGATTGTATTGAGCTCGGTATAGAGTTCCTTGAGTTTTGCCTCATCCGATACGGAAGGAATCTCTTCAATGATGGCGTCTGCACGATCATTCTGGTAACGGCCCCAGTTCCAGAACGCCATCTCGCCGAGCGGTGCAACGCCTTTCGAATACATAATTGTCATGGCACGGTTCCAAGGTTGACTTGGACTCACTCCGCCCGCAGGGGTGTTCATGATGATATCGAATTTGCCGGTTTGCAGATCGTTGGTCCACACCGGAGATTCAGGGAATTTGGTTCGAATCTCAATGCCAATCGCCTTGGCGCTCTGTGCAACAATCTCCAGGGCAGCATTCCAGTCTGACCAGCCGTATGGACACTCAATTTCAAACGGTCCGAGACGGGTACCATTCAGTACACGAATGCCATCTTTGCCTTTGGTAGCCCCAATCGAATCAAGCAGCGCATTGGCCCCTTCCACATCGGTGGTCCATTGTAGGGACTTGATTGCATTCTGATCCATATATTTGGACTCGGCATCCGAGTTCAAGGTCAGCGAAGGCTGCATTGGTGCAGAATAACCGCTCATTGCCAGTTCGGAGATCTTGTCATAGTTGATGCTCATAGCAATGGCCCGGCGGACATCTGCGTTATCCAGTCCGGCTTTGGAGAGATTGAAGAAGATACTCGGCATGGAACCCGGGAGATAATAAGGAGCATCTTTCAGATAGGTTTTGACCGGAGCGCCGCCTTCCCACATTTTCCACACCTGTGGGATAAACTGTTGCGAGACGTCTACTTGCCCACTTTTGAACGCCAGATCCCCTGCCGCATTATCCTTGTAGATCACATGGGTGATATACTTCGGTGCTGGCAGCTTGCCGAACAGCTTTTGTCCCCAGTAGTTGTCGTCGCGAATGATTGTAATTTTCTGATCATTGTAAAAGTGAAGCTTATAAGCTCCCGTGCCCACCGGGTTATCGTTGATTTCTTTGCGGATCGCCGTCAGATCATTATTATTTTTCTTCTCGATCTCTTCCCAGATATGCTTCGGCAGCATCGGAATTAATTCAATGCTGTCCAGCACGGTCAGTTTATTGGGATTATCGGGATTCAGCTTGATCTCCACGTCCTGTGCTCCGTCGGCTTTTACTTCCTGAATGTAGGTCCAGAAACTGCTCCAGTTAATGTCGTATTTCTTGCCCAGCTCATAGGTGTACACCACATCATCTGCGGTAAAAGGCTTTCCGTCACTCCACTTGGCATCCGCGTTCAGCTCAATCCGCAATGTAGCGTCATCCGTCCATTCATATGACTTGCCGAGCAGCGGCTCAAGCGCTCCATCCAACTGGTTCACCATAAATAAAGTCTCATACAGGAGTTCCCTGGAGTTTCCGTAATTCACAGGAAAGGCGGGATTGCCGCTGAGCAGATTGAAGTTGGTGGGTGGTCCCCATTGCAATCCATTGACATACAACGTCTCATTGCGCGGAGTCTCCTTATTGGTTTGTGGGGCAGGTTCATTTTGGGTGGTTGCAGCAGGTGGATCTACCGTTCCTTGCGGTTCACTTACCGACGGTGGCTGAACACTTTGGCATCCGGCAAATAAAGCAGCCGACAATAACAGGGCGATGAGCGGTTTTGCAGCACTCTTGACTCGCATCCTGAACCCCTCCGTGAATTCATATTGGTATT contains these protein-coding regions:
- a CDS encoding ABC transporter substrate-binding protein, which encodes MRVKSAAKPLIALLLSAALFAGCQSVQPPSVSEPQGTVDPPAATTQNEPAPQTNKETPRNETLYVNGLQWGPPTNFNLLSGNPAFPVNYGNSRELLYETLFMVNQLDGALEPLLGKSYEWTDDATLRIELNADAKWSDGKPFTADDVVYTYELGKKYDINWSSFWTYIQEVKADGAQDVEIKLNPDNPNKLTVLDSIELIPMLPKHIWEEIEKKNNNDLTAIRKEINDNPVGTGAYKLHFYNDQKITIIRDDNYWGQKLFGKLPAPKYITHVIYKDNAAGDLAFKSGQVDVSQQFIPQVWKMWEGGAPVKTYLKDAPYYLPGSMPSIFFNLSKAGLDNADVRRAIAMSINYDKISELAMSGYSAPMQPSLTLNSDAESKYMDQNAIKSLQWTTDVEGANALLDSIGATKGKDGIRVLNGTRLGPFEIECPYGWSDWNAALEIVAQSAKAIGIEIRTKFPESPVWTNDLQTGKFDIIMNTPAGGVSPSQPWNRAMTIMYSKGVAPLGEMAFWNWGRYQNDRADAIIEEIPSVSDEAKLKELYTELNTIWLTDIPSIPLMYRPWVFDTVNESVWKGFPSEGDGTNIPPQISMDGAGIKALYQIHN